The Akkermansia sp. N21116 genome includes a region encoding these proteins:
- a CDS encoding serine/threonine-protein kinase, translated as MHQEPVSLPPGKKVGPYTVERVLGHGGNGIAYLAYDKTLDRKVVLKEHYPLGLCTRDSMTHCLVPLNEETECIFAGSVDQFIREARLIASLDHPSIIKIHRVFSLSPTTCFYVMPLLEGGTMQDVIVSGKRIPPATIISWLQTLVSALSCLNQHHIVHLDIKPSNILFTREGQPVLADFGTASLRPLYGMVHVLAHSAYSAPELLTEDAAPDIRADQYSLAACFYELMTSYPWNTMSGKVGEAHAGELLASLVQKEKSLRCVSCLLVQNLSLKREERSLSPEAWLTDMDHALRRNRIRKLWSRILTIAVVMLVTGGALTWGLYETGVLTQEIRKSPEDLLVEELLQDPEIAAFNRESREFHDYYSRMFLNLAKKKEVSVRKTLETINAARNAEELEQIRQTWRKQQQFDNMTLLAAERVYAIKGKGLAQQYKHLTSPAWFQHWKQNHPDSCSDDILQSLSPQLLPRIFPHPLHNPSYLSESRLRINAASSSVTHALEKKAQEFGIYKTSYPDGTPRNPAISDKTDFDAAD; from the coding sequence ATGCATCAGGAACCAGTCTCTCTTCCACCCGGCAAAAAGGTAGGTCCTTATACCGTTGAACGTGTATTGGGCCACGGGGGAAACGGCATTGCTTATCTGGCCTATGACAAGACGCTGGATAGAAAGGTTGTCCTCAAAGAACACTATCCTCTTGGTCTTTGTACGAGGGATTCAATGACCCATTGCCTGGTTCCCCTGAATGAAGAAACGGAATGTATCTTTGCCGGATCCGTTGACCAATTCATCAGGGAAGCCCGTTTGATCGCCTCCCTGGATCATCCCTCTATCATTAAAATACACAGGGTATTCAGCCTTTCGCCTACAACCTGTTTTTATGTAATGCCTCTTCTTGAGGGAGGAACCATGCAGGATGTCATCGTCTCTGGCAAACGCATTCCGCCGGCGACAATTATCTCATGGCTTCAAACTCTGGTTTCGGCTCTCAGCTGTCTAAACCAGCATCACATCGTCCATCTGGACATCAAGCCCAGTAATATCCTCTTCACCAGGGAAGGCCAGCCCGTATTGGCGGATTTCGGAACCGCCTCCCTGCGGCCCCTGTATGGCATGGTCCATGTTCTGGCACATTCCGCGTACTCGGCTCCCGAGTTATTGACGGAAGACGCGGCTCCCGACATCCGGGCGGATCAATACTCCCTGGCAGCGTGCTTTTATGAACTGATGACCTCCTATCCTTGGAACACCATGTCCGGAAAGGTCGGTGAAGCACATGCGGGAGAGTTATTGGCATCATTGGTCCAAAAAGAGAAATCCCTGAGATGCGTAAGCTGTCTTCTTGTTCAAAACCTCTCCCTGAAGAGAGAGGAACGGTCTCTTTCGCCAGAAGCGTGGCTGACCGATATGGATCATGCCCTCCGTCGCAATCGAATACGGAAGCTCTGGAGCAGAATTCTGACGATAGCGGTCGTGATGCTCGTTACAGGGGGAGCGCTTACCTGGGGGCTTTATGAGACAGGTGTTTTGACGCAAGAAATCAGGAAAAGTCCTGAAGATCTTCTTGTCGAAGAACTGCTTCAAGATCCGGAAATCGCGGCATTCAACCGGGAATCCCGGGAATTTCATGATTACTATAGCCGCATGTTCCTCAATCTGGCCAAAAAGAAGGAGGTTTCCGTCCGGAAGACGCTGGAAACCATCAACGCCGCCAGAAACGCTGAAGAACTGGAACAAATCAGGCAGACATGGCGCAAGCAGCAACAGTTTGACAACATGACCCTGCTGGCGGCGGAACGCGTGTACGCCATCAAGGGAAAAGGACTCGCCCAGCAATATAAACACCTGACTTCACCCGCATGGTTCCAGCACTGGAAGCAGAATCATCCCGACTCCTGTTCCGACGATATCCTCCAGTCGTTGTCCCCGCAACTCCTTCCAAGGATATTCCCCCATCCCCTCCACAATCCTTCCTACCTCAGCGAAAGCCGCCTCCGCATCAACGCCGCATCCAGCAGTGTTACCCACGCTCTGGAGAAAAAGGCGCAGGAATTTGGCATCTACAAAACCTCCTATCCGGATGGTACTCCCCGCAATCCCGCTATTTCCGACAAGACAGATTTTGACGCTGCGGATTGA